Proteins from a single region of Argiope bruennichi chromosome 6, qqArgBrue1.1, whole genome shotgun sequence:
- the LOC129972227 gene encoding probable rRNA-processing protein EBP2, translating into MSDLSDASVENDFVSNIPSIAKQQRKIIPVNNVVGLQEKLKDIQLNMDWIEKLDITVKSSTESEDSDKKAAIDTEAEHDFKREMLFYNQALEGVTKAFKKLKKMGIPTKRPDDYFAEMAKSDAHMLKVREKLLNKQMVVERTEKVRALREQKKQGKKIQREIIESRKREKKQMINALKKTKKGKMDADKLLGEKKGPGKENFKKKKSREFRDSKYGYGGKKKGSKYNTAESSAMHPSKGPKGKKPQFGKQRRTKHRRRR; encoded by the exons ATGTCTGATCTCTCGGATGCATCTGTTGAAAATGATTTTGTGTCTAACATTCCGTCAATAGCCAAACAGCAACGAAAAATAATACCTGTTAACAATGTG GTTGGacttcaagaaaaattaaaagatattcagCTTAACATGGACTGGATTGAGAAACTGGATATAACAGTGAAATCATCTACAGAATCAGAAGATTCAGATAAAAAAGCAGCAATTGATACAGAAGCTGAACATGACTTCAAAAGGGAAATGTTATt TTACAATCAAGCATTGGAAGGAGTAaccaaagcttttaaaaaattgaagaaaatgggCATTCCAACTAAGCGTCCCGATGATTATTTTGCTGAAATGGCAAAGTCAGATGCACATATGTTAAAG GTACGAGAAAAACTCTTAAACAAACAAATGGTTGTTGAAAGGACTGAGAAAGTGAGAGCTCTGCGAGAACAGAAAAAACAAGGCAAAAAG ATCCAGAGAGAAATCATTGAAAGTAGAAAGCGGGAAAAGAAGCAAATGATAAATgctttaaagaaaactaaaaaag gcAAAATGGATGCTGATAAGCTTCTAGGTGAAAAGAAAGGGCCagggaaagaaaatttcaaaaa GAAAAAAAGTCGAGAATTTAGAGATTCAAAATATGGTTATGGTGGTAAAAAGAAAGGTTCCAAATATAACACAGCAGAGAGCAGTGCCATGCACCCTTCAAAAGGGCCCAAAGGAAAG aaacctCAGTTTGGAAAACAGAGAAGAACAAAGCACAGAAGGAGGAGatag
- the LOC129972834 gene encoding codanin-1-like, protein MANILENTLTGIIPLDDLFEWLKTNKSENTNLNAMDNYEFLVYFLNYMKENCSWLLARADKINEIVSNDKTYALKSSCLPMKTEPSLQSKGNSVTFSIRETSPQSEKNSMVVTEKEAASKAGKNWVPLMKKGPLPQPEKSWAVLTGKGRFPLTERNSFSPTSHINQIDDMARIRDAKSEKQICSKETLNKKVQVLTLGCAPYQLKRKEKNLKNGNAQKTTSVLYKPNISNCNEFPTIGNNASCSDLNSFEAFPPLGAKVEDTKARRRITPTPVQMMNNGSSKFGKPHFELPSNKVQSEVFRISEGFLQEQSSDLQHERELLKQTRGQLSKPLTDFVQNDVKSIDIKDNREKIPPDPYIIPDPLSISMIEELSVFIDIYGFLLTNCFVTNITSELYFLFELITAKVSVKDIPKETKVFSSLHNCVYFATSILCKQGHLLYLLDNTTLTSLLEIPYLCKFSPQLVSRVQLFVMATENSAGSLPSLKRVPFRLDDDSRINFPDESSFICFKKQRDLFYELLRDWQDQAADSRHQERFTRRAKQLINLAPGTLNMYHLARLIQSQLIASCMCFEVNEVYDEVLNDMQKNYPEKFKKLQERFLTPSRAGGLVPPPSFYGIQGFFSELIVSASSPILNQHLLNIFVCKILEMNNIDILSDGELSSLGTLKEKYIFLLHTLRLLGKFLGYLQFLPYSYGQKIPSQISECHLESRKYDVPPLDLPKLLKKAIADNHVILTVPWVVEYLSLMDPLAVNLEYIQESLKILIDIYKWDCLTINDTHSVLFLHLIIGWLLDVLQYPKKHQLLLQPISTPYQETSNSGLDTVNVIDKQLIHSCCPYLIEFKILVFNFINDMKYKREARKITPLSTTKQPGTLLSSKQKLELELEENFFSLHSSSLKKTSDFIAERMASKAIGKIRSDVTKSKLNVVQEVINMEQYKEICASNADCSVRHQQIQKLVDSSVERMYNDIHYKVGILTKNTHKDIKNLLSILLPDDTNPSVIEMCGAISFRLSAMKITDWCDSNLLLDAMKSDIKNKIVHLSKCDTDINSNQVNIGPLISKMKLLTAKIHSKPVSYSNEIVSSVCDTVIQCIDERTPNLLKKVLVNLSVDLCIALIVHFPDNCCDEILHKFSELWLKYSKQFLPENLFLCPQNIRFLQMSKNFQISCEKFVNIIKYLLNNNVFDEKELKKCLESLSKFDWQDEVLQMILKNFTDNILLS, encoded by the coding sequence ATggctaatattttagaaaatacgtTAACTGGAATTATCCCTTTGGATGATTTGTTCGAATGGTTAAAGACCAACAAATCTGAAAACACTAACCTGAATGCTATggataattatgaatttttagtgTATTTCCTTAATTACATGAAAGAAAATTGTTCTTGGTTATTAGCACGAGCtgataagataaatgaaattgtttcCAATGACAAAACTTATGCTTTGAAATCTTCGTGCCTACCAATGAAGACAGAGCCATCTCTGCAATCAAAAGGGAATTCAGTGACATTTTCAATAAGAGAGACATCTCCACAATCAGAGAAAAACTCGATGGTTGTGACGGAAAAAGAGGCAGCATCGAAAGCGGGAAAAAATTGGGTACCATTGATGAAAAAAGGTCCACTTCCACAACCAGAAAAAAGTTGGGCAGTTTTAACAGGAAAAGGGCGATTTCCGCTAACTGAGAGAAACTCATTTTCACCAACATCGCATATTAATCAAATTGATGACATGGCAAGAATAAGAGATGCAAAAAGTGAAAAGCAAATTTGTTCCAAAGAAACCTTAAACAAAAAAGTGCAAGTTTTAACTTTAGGATGTGCACCTTATCAACTGAAacgtaaagaaaagaatttaaaaaatggtaatgcTCAGAAAACTACATCTGTGTTATACAAACCTAATATTAGTAATTGTAATGAATTTCCTACCATTGGTAATAATGCAAGCTGTTCAGATTTGAACAGTTTTGAAGCATTTCCACCACTTGGGGCAAAAGTGGAGGATACTAAAGCACGGCGTAGGATAACTCCAACACCTGTACAAATGATGAACAATGGCTCATCTAAATTCGGAAAACCTCATTTTGAGCTGCCATCAAACAAAGTTCAAAGTGAAGTATTTCGGATATCTGAGGGATTTTTGCAAGAACAAAGCTCTGATTTGCAACATGAAAGAGAACTTTTGAAGCAAACAAGGGGGCAATTATCAAAACCATTAACTGACTTTGTACAAAATGATGTAAAATCCATTGACATTAAGGACAATAGGGAGAAAATTCCTCCAGACCCTTATATTATTCCAGATCCACTTAGTATTTCGATGATAGAAGAATTATcagtttttattgatatttatggaTTTCTTCTCACAAACTGTTTTGTGACTAACATCACatctgaattgtattttttatttgaattaattactgCAAAAGTATCTGTAAAAGATATTCCTAAGGAAACTAAAGTATTTAGTTCTCTTCATAACTGTGTTTATTTTGCTACATCAATTTTATGTAAGCAAGGCCACTTATTGTATTTGCTAGATAACACTACTCTGACATCATTATTGGAAATTCCTTACTTATGTAAATTTTCTCCTCAGTTAGTCAGCCGTGTTCAGTTGTTTGTTATGGCTACTGAAAATTCAGCTGGGTCATTGCCGTCATTAAAACGTGTGCCTTTTCGTTTAGACGATGACAGTAGAATTAATTTTCCTGATGAGAGTTCCTTTATTTGCTTCAAGAAGCAGAGGGATTTGTTTTATGAACTTCTGCGTGATTGGCAAGATCAAGCTGCAGATTCAAGGCACCAAGAGAGATTTACCCGCAGGGCAAAGCAGCTTATCAATCTTGCACCAGGTACTCTTAATATGTATCATCTAGCTCGACTTATACAATCTCAGTTGATTGCTAGTTGTATGTGTTTTGAAGTTAATGAGGTATATGATGAAGTACTCAATGACATgcaaaaaaattatccagaaaagtttaaaaaattacaagaaagatTTTTAACCCCATCGAGAGCTGGTGGGCTTGTTCCTCCTCCATCTTTTTATGGCATCCAAGGATTCTTTTCAGAGTTGATTGTTTCTGCATCATCACCTATCCTCAACCAACActtattaaatatctttgtttgtaaaatattagaaatgaataatattgatatctTATCTGATGGGGAATTGAGTTCTTTAGgtacattaaaagaaaagtatattttcttaCTGCATACCTTACGTTTGTTAGGAAAATTTCTTGGTTATTTACAGTTTTTGCCTTATTCATATGGACAGAAGATTCCTAGTCAAATTTCTGAGTGCCATTTAGAGTCTAGGAAGTATGATGTACCTCCTTTAGATTTGCCTAAGTTACTTAAAAAGGCTATAGCTGataatcatgttattttaacAGTTCCATGGGTTGTTGAATATTTAAGCCTTATGGATCCTTTAGCTGTTAACCTTGAATATATACAAGAATCGTTAAAgattttgatagatatctacaaatggGACTGCTTAACTATAAATGATACTCATTCTGTTCTTTTCCTACATCTTATAATTGGATGGTTGCTTGATGTTCTACAATATCCTAAAAAACATCAGTTATTACTGCAACCTATTTCTACACCATATCAAGAGACATCAAATAGTGGTCTAGATACAGTGAATGTGATTGATAAGCAACTTATACATTCTTGTTGCCCTTAtctaatagaattcaaaattcttgtttttaattttataaatgatatgaaatataaaagggaGGCTCGTAAAATTACTCCGTTGTCTACTACAAAACAACCAGGAACATTGTTGTCTTCCAAACAAAAATTGGAATTGGAActtgaagaaaactttttttctctccaCTCCTCATCCTTAAAAAAAACGTCCGATTTTATTGCTGAACGAATGGCATCAAAGGCTATTGGAAAAATTCGATCTGATGTTACCAAGTCGAAGCTGAATGTGGTGCAAGAAGTGATTAATATGGagcaatataaagaaatttgtgCTTCAAATGCAGACTGCAGTGTTAGACATCAGCAGATTCAAAAACTTGTAGATTCCAGTGTTGAAAGGATGTATAATGATATTCATTACAAAGTTGGAATTTTAACCAAAAATACACATAAAGACATTAAAAATCTCCTTTCTATTTTGTTACCTGATGATACTAATCCTTCGGTGATTGAAATGTGTGGTGCAATTTCATTTCGACTGTCAGCAATGAAAATCACTGATTGGTGTGATTCAAATTTGTTATTAGATGCCATGAAATCggacatcaaaaataaaattgtgcatctTTCTAAGTGTGATACTGATATAAACTCCAATCAAGTAAATATTGGCCCACtgatatctaaaatgaaattattgactGCTAAAATTCACAGCAAACCTGTtagttattcaaatgaaatagtgTCGTCTGTCTGTGATACTGTTATTCAATGTATTGATGAAAGAACCCCAAATCTACTCAAGAAAGTGTTGGTTAATTTAAGTGTTGATTTGTGTATTGCTTTAATTGTACATTTTCCTGATAATTGTTGtgatgaaatattacataaattctcTGAATTGTGGTTAAAATATTCCAAGCAATTTCTTCCAGAGAACTTATTCTTGTGCCCACAAAATATTAGATTTCTTCAAATGagcaaaaactttcaaataagttgtgaaaaatttgtgaatattataaaatatttgttaaataacaaTGTTTTTGATGAGAAGGAACTAAAGAAATGCTTAGAAAGTTTAAGCAAATTTGATTGGCAAGATGAGGTGTtacagatgattttaaaaaattttactgataatATACTTTTAAGTTAG